TGCGGTGGGATCGATAATCTGCAGGAATACAGAGTTGGCCTCGTCATCTTCCTGAACATCATCCGCGCGACCGTAACCGGACAGTGCCATGGAAAGCACTTCGAGCATCGCTGACAGCGCCGCTCCTTTATAGCCGTGATCCGCACCGCCCACCGGTAGAATACTGCCACCGTCCTGAAATGCCGCCGGGTCATCGGAGAGCTGACCACTGCTGTCTTTGAGATATTGTGCAGGCAGCTTTTTGCCCTCCCGCGCAGCGCGCGCTACATATCCCCCTGCCGTCACCGACATGCTGATATCGAACAGCAATGGGTACTGCCCGGCGGGTGCGCAGAATGCAATGGGATTGGCGGAGAACAGCGGCGTTTTCACGCCCTGCGGCGAAACGGTATTTTCCGCCGGGGTTGAGCAGGTGAGGATGCCAACACAATTGCGCTCGACAATCTGCGGCAGATAGGCGGCCAGACAGGCTATATGCTGACTGCGACGGATGGTGGCAGTGACTACACCGTGTTCCTGTACACGCTCCAGCGCCTGCTCCACCGCCTTGGTCACCACCCACGGGCCGGGCAGAAAATCCGCATCCCAGTTGAAGCAGTTTCCCCGGTCCGCCAGCATGTTGGGCTCTCCCGTCTTGCGGGACTCCCCGGACTTCAGCCACCCCAGATTACTCGCCACCCGGTTCAGACCATGGGTAGTAAACCCCATCAGATCGGCCTGTAAAAAAACACCGGCCATAGTATCGGCACGTTCGCGATCCAGCCCGGTGGAAGCGAACACGTCGCGGGCAAAAGCCTGTAATGCATCGGCACGAAAACGTTCAGCCATGGGTTACTCCCGTTTGGTTGGCGACTCTGATTGACAATCTCTTGGTTTGAATGCCCTTGCTGAGTAATGGGCAGGTGACTACAACACCTCAGTGATCAGGTACCTTCCCGCGCAGGGATTTCACTTGTCCGCGACGCGCTTTCGACTTTAATCGTCGCTCTTTGGATCCGCGGGTAGGCTTTGTGGGAACACGCTTTTTCGGCTTTTTCATCGCGCTAAGGATCAATGTTCGCAGACGCTCCAGGGCATCCGTGCGGTTTTTCTCCTGTGTGCGGAAGCGCTGCGCCTTGATGATCACGACTCCATCACTGGAGATCCGCTGATCGCGCAAGGCGAGCACCCGGGACTTGACTTCTTCCGGCAGACTGGAGGCCTGAACATCAAAACGCAGGTGAATTGCCGACGAAACCTTGTTAACGTTCTGCCCGCCAGATCCCTGGGCGCGCACCGCGTTCCAGGTGATTTCGTGTTCGGATATGGTGATGTGATTAGAAATTATCAACATGTATAGCCGGCTGGTTATTCAACAGAGTACCAAAGGTTCCCCAGCAAAGCCTTTCAACTATGCTCTAGTAAGAGTCGGCGCCTGAGATCACTTCCGGACGGTCATTCAGCAGACAGGATTTACCCCAGTGGACAACAGCCAGACGACCGAGAAAGCCCACTTTAACCCGCCCGTATTCTACGTGGCTACCGCAGTGCTCGCACTGCTGGTGTTCTACGCAGTAGTTTTTCCGCAGGGCGCTACCACGCAATTTCAAAGCCTGCAAAATGCCATCGTCTCATATATGAGCTGGTATTACGTCATGGTAGTCGCAGTGATCCTGATTGGTGTGCTTGCCGTGGGGCTATCCAGCTTTGGTGAGGTCCGCCTGGGACCGGAGCACGCAGAGCCGGATTATAGCTTCTGGTCCTGGTTCGCCATGCTGTTTTCCGCCGGCATGGGGATCGGGCTACTGTTTTTCGGTGTCGCCGAACCGGTGATGCATTACCTCGAGCCCCCGCTGGGAGAGACCGGTACCGCAGCCGCCGCCAGTGAGGCGATGGTACTGACCTTTTTCCACTGGGGCTTCCACGCCTGGGCCATCTACGCCATCGTGGCCATGATTCTTGGCTATTTCAGCTTCCGGCATAAATTGCCATTGACCCTGCGCTCGGCACTCTACCCGATGATCGGCGAGCGTATTCACGGCCCCATCGGCCATGCGGTGGATATTTTTGCCATTGTCGGTACCGTTTGTGGCGTTGCCACCACGCTGGGTTTCGGCGTTCTGCAGATCAATTCCGGCCTGAACCACCTGTTCGGTCTGCCGGTAGGCGATATGGTGCAGGTGGTGCTCATTGTAGTGACCACTTTGT
The Microbulbifer celer DNA segment above includes these coding regions:
- a CDS encoding Ldh family oxidoreductase; amino-acid sequence: MAERFRADALQAFARDVFASTGLDRERADTMAGVFLQADLMGFTTHGLNRVASNLGWLKSGESRKTGEPNMLADRGNCFNWDADFLPGPWVVTKAVEQALERVQEHGVVTATIRRSQHIACLAAYLPQIVERNCVGILTCSTPAENTVSPQGVKTPLFSANPIAFCAPAGQYPLLFDISMSVTAGGYVARAAREGKKLPAQYLKDSSGQLSDDPAAFQDGGSILPVGGADHGYKGAALSAMLEVLSMALSGYGRADDVQEDDEANSVFLQIIDPTAFGSENAFLRQTAALLQLWESCESDDGDPVRVPGKRAWGQRQSQLAEGVQLYPSVLADLKKVAEETGIPMPEAIG
- the arfB gene encoding alternative ribosome rescue aminoacyl-tRNA hydrolase ArfB — encoded protein: MLIISNHITISEHEITWNAVRAQGSGGQNVNKVSSAIHLRFDVQASSLPEEVKSRVLALRDQRISSDGVVIIKAQRFRTQEKNRTDALERLRTLILSAMKKPKKRVPTKPTRGSKERRLKSKARRGQVKSLRGKVPDH